A window of Ipomoea triloba cultivar NCNSP0323 chromosome 2, ASM357664v1 contains these coding sequences:
- the LOC116010882 gene encoding secreted RxLR effector protein 161-like, whose translation MDPNVKLLLGQREPLPDRERYRRLIGKLNYLTITRPDISFAVSVLSQILENPCDTHWDAAVRVLRYIKRAPGQGLLYEDRGHAQVVRYSDADWAGCPFDKRSTSGYCVLIGGNLISWKSKKQDVVARSSAEAEYRAMALATCELMWLKHLLQELQCG comes from the coding sequence ATGGATCCGAATGTTAAACTTCTACTAGGACAGAGGGAGCCATTGCCTGACCGAGAGAGGTATAGGAGATTAATTgggaaattgaattatctcacaATAACTCGACCAGATATCTCCTTTGCAGTCAGTGTATTAAGTCAGATTCTTGAGAATCCTTGTGATACTCATTGGGATGCTGCTGTTCGAGTGCTAAGGTACATCAAAAGAGCACCAGGGCAAGGTCTACTCTATGAAGATAGaggacatgctcaagttgtTAGGTAttctgatgcagattgggctggttgtccttttGACAAACGCTCTACTTCAGGTTATTGTGTTctcattggtggtaatcttatatcttggaaaagtaagaagcaAGATGTTGTTGCTAGATCTagtgctgaagctgaataccgTGCCATGGCTCTTGCCACGTGTGAGCTTATGTGGCTGAAGCACTTACTTCAAGAGTTACAGTGTGGTTAG
- the LOC116010883 gene encoding uncharacterized protein LOC116010883 — MTDILKRARMTDCKALITLVALTRTEDDLSTPYADPTHYRSLAGALQYLTVTRPDLSFAVNKLCQHMHAPTTRHWAMLKRVLRYVKGTLNFGLHICRSDSVGIHAFSDYDWAGDPSDRKSTSGFAVFLGRNLGSWVCRKQRTVARSSTEAEYKALADVAAELLGWFRF; from the coding sequence ATGACTGATATTCTGAAGCGAGCCAGAATGACGGATTGTAAGGCACTTATTACTCTTGTTGCTTTGACTCGGACTGAGGATGATTTGTCAACGCCCTATGCTGACCCTACTCACTACCGTAGTTTGGCTGGGGCTTTGCAATACCTCACTGTGACTCGGCCTGACTTGTCATTTGCGGTTAATAAGCTTTGCCAGCACATGCATGCCCCTACTACTAGGCATTGGGCTATGCTGAAGCGTGTTTTACGGTATGTGAAAGGGACTTTGAATTTTGGTTTGCATATTTGTCGGTCTGATTCTGTTGGTATTCATGCGTTTTCGGATTATGACTGGGCTGGTGATCCTAGTGATCGGAAGTCTACTAGCGGGTTTGCTGTCTTTCTCGGTCGTAATCTGGGTTCGTGGGTCTGTCGAAAGCAACGGACTGTGGCTCGGTCATCAACTGAGGCTGAATACAAGGCTTTAGCTGATGTGGCTGCGGAGTTACTTGGTTGGTTTCGCTTTTGA
- the LOC116009728 gene encoding multicopper oxidase LPR1 homolog 1-like — protein sequence MKLKIPRWVVFLVVLFYSISNVVVATAPVTEATLKQVAASLQMYVDELPILPKLLGYTPCLGGPKPATLTIGMYQKFWKFHRDLPATRIFAYGTSASKATVPGPVIEAIKDVATYVTWENHLPQRHILPWDPTIATAIPKHGGVPTVVHLHGGIHAPQMDGHAMAWFTAGFGEKGPTWSQKTYLYPNVQHAGNLWYHDHALGLTRLNLLAGLVAPYVITDPGLESKFNLPSGPEFDRHLMIFDRSFYKDGSLFLNRTGINPTIHPQWQPEYFGDAIIVNGKAWPYLQVQPRKYRFRIINASNARYFRFTLTNGLSFTVVGSDTSYLPSPVTSSSITVAPAEIMDVVVDFSIAKASESELRNDAPYPYPNGNPVDQLNSKIMKFIINPAGGPTPAEKSQIPPTLKTYAAATPTAAMIRRYIVMYEYQSATGNPTHLYINGKRLTDPVTETPKSGSTEVWEVINLTNDNHPLHIHLAEFQAVKIQQLVDLPGFTSCMQAKNDAVACNVASHATGALIDVPAYEKTWKNVVKIQPGYQTTVVVKFNLVENDAPYPFDATGSPGFLYHCHILDHEDNEMIRPFKLVN from the exons ATGAAGCTGAAAATTCCGAGGTGGGTGGTGTTCCTAGTGGTGTTGTTTTACAGCATTTCAAACGTTGTTGTTGCTACTGCTCCAGTTACGGAAGCAACACTTAAACAAGTTGCTGCTTCTCTGCAAATGTATGTTGATGAACTTCCCATATTGCCAAAGCTGTTGGGTTATACTCCGTGTCTGGGAGGACCAAAACCTGCCACACTTACAATTGGGATGTACCAAAAGTTTTGG AAATTTCATCGGGATTTACCTGCAACAAGAATTTTTGCTTATGGAACATCAGCATCAAAAGCTACGGTACCAGGACCAGTGATAGAGGCGATTAAAGATGTAGCGACTTATGTGACATGGGAAAATCACCTCCCTCAAAGACACATACTTCCATGGGATCCAACCATTGCCACTGCTATCCCCAAACACGGCGGTGTGCCCACGGTGGTCCACCTCCACGGTGGCATCCACGCGCCGCAGATGGACGGCCACGCCATGGCATGGTTCACGGCCGGTTTTGGTGAAAAAGGGCCCACCTGGTCACAGAAAACCTACTTGTACCCTAACGTACAACATGCAGGGAACTTGTGGTACCATGACCACGCCCTTGGTTTGACCCGGCTCAACCTCCTAGCCGGTTTGGTTGCTCCTTATGTCATCACAGACCCGGGTTTGGAATCCAAGTTTAACCTCCCTTCCGGCCCGGAATTCGACCGGCATCTCATGATTTTCGACCGTAGTTTCTACAAAGACGGCTCGTTGTTCTTGAACCGGACCGGAATCAATCCGACTATTCACCCACAATGGCAGCCGGAATATTTTGGCGATGCTATAATTGTCAACGGCAAAGCGTGGCCGTACCTCCAAGTCCAGCCTAGAAAGTACCGGTTCAGAATCATCAACGCCTCAAACGCTAGATACTTCCGGTTCACCTTAACCAACGGCCTCTCTTTCACGGTGGTCGGCTCCGACACATCGTACCTACCGTCGCCGGTGACATCTTCAAGTATTACAGTCGCACCCGCGGAGATCATGGACGTGGTGGTCGACTTTTCCATAGCCAAAGCGAGTGAATCAGAGCTAAGAAACGACGCACCCTATCCCTACCCTAACGGAAATCCCGTGGATCAGCTGAACAGCAAGATAATGAAGTTCATCATTAATCCCGCCGGCGGCCCAACTCCGGCTGAAAAATCCCAAATCCCCCCGACCCTAAAAACCTACGCGGCTGCCACCCCGACGGCCGCCATGATCCGGAGGTACATAGTGATGTACGAGTACCAAAGCGCGACGGGAAATCCGACACACCTTTATATCAACGGGAAGAGGCTGACGGACCCGGTGACGGAAACGCCGAAGAGCGGGTCGACGGAGGTGTGGGAGGTGATCAATCTAACCAACGACAACCACCCTCTGCACATCCATTTAGCGGAGTTCCAAGCCGTGAAAATCCAGCAGCTAGTGGATTTGCCTGGATTCACGTCGTGCATGCAGGCCAAGAACGACGCCGTCGCATGCAACGTGGCCAGCCATGCAACCGGGGCCTTGATAGACGTGCCGGCGTACGAGAAGACATGGAAGAATGTGGTGAAGATCCAACCCGGCTACCAAACCACAGTTGTCGTCAAGTTCAACCTCGTAGAAAACGACGCACCTTATCCCTTCGATGCCACGGGCTCTCCGGGGTTTCTCTACCACTGTCAC ATTCTTGATCATGAAGACAATGAAATGATTCGCCCCTTCAAGCTGGTGAATTAA